A window of Halovivax gelatinilyticus genomic DNA:
CACCCACGCCGGAGTCCAGCTACAGTGTGCCAAAGAACTCCACTTCGGGTTCGATCTCAAACCCGACGATCGGTTCTTCTGGGTGTCCGACATCGGCTGGATGATGGGACCGTGGACGCTGATCGGCGTCCACACGTTCGGTGCCACCGTCTTCATGTACGAGGGTGCGCCGGATCACCCCGAACCGGATCGATTCTGGCAGATGATCGATCGTCACGATCTCACCCAGTTCGGCATCTCGCCGACGGCGATCCGCGCGCTTCGCAAGTACGGCGACGAGTGGGTCGACGGGCACGACCTCTCTTCGCTTCGGATTCTGGGCTCGACCGGTGAGCCCTGGGATCCGGAGTCGTGGCTGTGGTTCTACGAGCGCGTCGGCGGCGGGGAGTGTCCGATAATCAACATCTCCGGCGGAACCGAGATCTGCGGCTGCTTCCTCATGCCGATGCCGGACCAGCCGCTCAAACCGTGCACCCTCGGCGGACCGGGGCTCGGGATGGACGTCGACATCGTCGACGATACGGGCGAGTCCGTCGCCGACGAACACGAGCGCGGGTTTCTCGTCGCCCGCGACTCCTGTCCGTCGATGACGAAGTCGCTGTGGTCCGGCGACGAGCGCTATCTGAAGGAGTACTGGTCGACGTTCGACGACATGTGGGACCACGGCGATTGGGCCCAGAAAGACGAAGACGGCTTCTGGTTCCTTCACGGTCGCGCCGACGACGCACTGAACGTCGCTGGCCGAAAGGTCGGCCCCGCCGAGGTCGAAGGTGCGCTCATCGACCACGAAGCGGTCAACCAGGCCGCCGCCGTCGGCGCGCCGGACGACACGACTGGAACCGCGGTGGTGAGCTACGTGATCGTAGAAGACGACGTAGACGAGAGCGACGAACTCCGCGAGGAGCTCAGAGCGCAGGTTGGCGAGGAACTCGGAAAGCCGTTCCGCCCGCGCGAGATCCTCTTCGTCGACGAGTTCCCGAAGACCCAGTCGGGCAAGATCATCCGTCGAGCCATCGAAGCGACCTACACCGACGAGGACCTCGGGGACCTCTCGAGTATCGAGAACCCGGAGGCGCTCGACGCGCTCGAAGACGCAAGGTAACGCTGAGCACCACCGAACACTCTCCGCAGTACGACCGCGGATACTTTTATCACCGAGTTCGTACGGTCGAACGATGACCGACAGGGAATCGCGTCCGCCATCCGCCGGAGGAGTGCCGACGGCGACTCGCCGCGATCTGGCGGATACTCCGACGG
This region includes:
- a CDS encoding AMP-binding protein translates to MELDPIDEVVHEPSPEFAEATNVRRFMDVYDIADYDELLTRSTSAVAGVEASGLEWFWDELVDYLNIDFDEPYDAVRDDNETQRASIEANGEVVSRDGPQFTDWYPGGRLNVAHNVVDRHAAGDGADNLATVWEGEDGEVREMTYAELRAQSNRVANALEERGVDTGDTVGLYMPMVPEVVSILYGCFKVGAIAVPIFSGFGVDAIATRIEDAACSVLVTGDGFYRRGSPITLKESADEAIEQAGHVEHVLVVDRLGASDEGSEIEIPWTDGRDEWWADAVEPQSDEYETKSLPSAQESMLLYSSGTTGKPKGIVHTHAGVQLQCAKELHFGFDLKPDDRFFWVSDIGWMMGPWTLIGVHTFGATVFMYEGAPDHPEPDRFWQMIDRHDLTQFGISPTAIRALRKYGDEWVDGHDLSSLRILGSTGEPWDPESWLWFYERVGGGECPIINISGGTEICGCFLMPMPDQPLKPCTLGGPGLGMDVDIVDDTGESVADEHERGFLVARDSCPSMTKSLWSGDERYLKEYWSTFDDMWDHGDWAQKDEDGFWFLHGRADDALNVAGRKVGPAEVEGALIDHEAVNQAAAVGAPDDTTGTAVVSYVIVEDDVDESDELREELRAQVGEELGKPFRPREILFVDEFPKTQSGKIIRRAIEATYTDEDLGDLSSIENPEALDALEDAR